In a single window of the Planctomycetia bacterium genome:
- a CDS encoding aromatic amino acid lyase has protein sequence MAAGHPSQVELTGSDLSIEALAAAARDPAVRVTCCAKAMKRVERCHQEIETIVGRYREAYAAGKRGDELPHVYGITTGFGEFKTIPVDPDHFGELQANILRSHSSGVGDTTDRDDFGNYFPAEVVRAALVIRLNTFLKGHSGVRPEMAFFVRDMINAGVIPLVPTRGSVGSSGDLCPLAHLFVVMLEEETAGRFYVAASREDVRRSRGEALSATRLRETMAGRLKHGDDWRIPKPSYKDGLSLTNGAAFSAAGLALAVHDATELANTADVAAAMTLESVCGRTRALDEKVHRVRNMRGQADSAANILQVLTEGKLVDLSEEVQDVYSVRCAPQVHGASRDAIAYAKMAALAEINAATDNPLFFPDETGPCDMTRGNSGATHPNVDGRAYSAGNFHGQPVGLAADFLAIAVAELANVSERRTQMLLDKHHNRGLPASLTANPGVHSGFMIAQYCAAGLVSENKVLAHPASVDSIPTSANYEDHVAMASIAARKVRTVLTNTQSTLAIELMAAAQALDWRIRLRSTPSDGGTVTAEAFATARAAFGKGLSTGSAAALACIRGVVGPLCEDRVLAEDIRAMRMLIEDGAIRSAVESAVGALRPIDPLR, from the coding sequence ATGGCGGCCGGCCATCCATCACAGGTTGAGCTTACCGGCAGTGACCTGTCGATCGAGGCGCTGGCGGCGGCAGCGCGCGATCCGGCGGTGCGGGTGACGTGCTGTGCCAAGGCGATGAAGCGGGTCGAGCGCTGTCATCAGGAAATTGAGACGATCGTCGGCCGCTATCGGGAGGCGTACGCGGCGGGGAAGCGCGGCGATGAATTGCCGCATGTCTACGGCATCACAACGGGGTTCGGGGAGTTCAAGACGATCCCGGTCGATCCCGATCATTTCGGCGAATTGCAGGCGAACATTCTGCGCAGTCATTCTTCCGGGGTGGGCGACACGACGGATCGCGACGACTTCGGCAATTATTTTCCGGCGGAGGTGGTTCGGGCGGCGCTGGTGATCCGGCTCAACACTTTCTTGAAGGGTCATTCCGGGGTGCGGCCGGAGATGGCGTTTTTTGTACGCGACATGATCAACGCGGGGGTGATTCCGCTGGTGCCGACGCGCGGGTCGGTCGGGTCGAGCGGCGATCTTTGTCCGTTGGCGCATTTGTTTGTGGTGATGCTGGAGGAGGAGACGGCCGGGCGGTTTTATGTTGCGGCGAGTCGTGAGGATGTACGGCGGAGCCGGGGCGAGGCGCTTTCGGCGACTCGGCTTCGCGAGACGATGGCCGGGCGACTCAAGCATGGCGACGACTGGCGGATTCCCAAGCCGAGTTACAAGGACGGGCTTTCACTGACGAACGGGGCGGCGTTCTCGGCGGCGGGGCTGGCGCTGGCGGTGCACGACGCGACGGAGCTGGCGAACACGGCGGACGTGGCGGCGGCGATGACGCTGGAGTCAGTCTGCGGGCGTACGCGGGCGCTGGATGAGAAGGTGCATCGGGTGCGGAACATGCGCGGTCAGGCGGACAGCGCGGCGAATATTCTGCAGGTGCTGACGGAGGGGAAGCTGGTCGATCTGAGCGAAGAGGTGCAGGACGTCTATTCCGTCCGCTGCGCGCCGCAGGTTCACGGGGCGAGTCGCGACGCCATCGCGTATGCCAAGATGGCGGCGCTCGCGGAGATCAACGCGGCGACGGACAACCCGCTCTTTTTTCCGGATGAGACGGGGCCGTGCGACATGACGCGCGGAAACTCGGGCGCGACGCATCCGAACGTGGACGGCCGGGCGTACTCGGCGGGGAACTTTCACGGGCAGCCGGTCGGGTTGGCGGCCGATTTTCTGGCGATTGCGGTCGCGGAGTTGGCGAACGTCTCGGAACGGCGGACGCAGATGCTGCTCGACAAGCATCACAACCGGGGGCTGCCGGCGAGCCTGACCGCGAACCCCGGCGTGCATTCGGGATTCATGATCGCGCAATACTGCGCGGCGGGTCTGGTATCTGAGAATAAAGTGCTGGCGCATCCGGCGAGCGTGGATTCGATCCCGACCTCGGCGAACTACGAGGATCATGTGGCCATGGCGTCGATCGCGGCGCGCAAGGTGCGCACGGTGCTGACCAACACGCAGAGCACGCTGGCGATTGAGCTGATGGCGGCGGCGCAGGCGCTGGACTGGCGAATTCGACTGCGGTCGACTCCATCCGACGGCGGGACGGTAACGGCTGAGGCGTTTGCAACGGCGCGGGCGGCGTTTGGGAAGGGATTGTCCACGGGGAGTGCCGCGGCGCTGGCATGCATTCGCGGGGTTGTCGGGCCGCTTTGCGAGGACCGGGTCCTGGCAGAGGACATTCGGGCCATGCGCATGCTGATCGAGGATGGGGCGATTCGGTCGGCGGTTGAGTCGGCGGTCGGGGCGCTGCGACCGATTGATCCACTTCGGTAG
- the hisS gene encoding histidine--tRNA ligase has protein sequence MSERNSARLFRGLRDLLPQEMAARQWLIDTIRGVYESYGFVPLGTPAVEYLDVLTGSGGEESSSSIFHVRNPDDPREKDAGERLGLRFDLTVPLARVVSQYRELPRPFRRYQVSPVWRADKPDRGRFREFIQFDIDSVGVESFLADVEIISAMCDTLTALDVGAYQVRFSSRRVLNLLLKYAEVPDTFVSRRGGPVEATANEEIARVGSDVFRVLDKLDKIQLEGVRRELTTGYKDKSGDWISGLGLSNEQADRIEQFIAIRGDRRDDVLRQLTELFSKVPGAQEEIDLLGRMSRQLANLGYGDDRVTLDLSVARGLAYYTGPVFEAILLDAPQFGSVMGGGRYDELVMRFLGEKVPATGASIGVDRLLAALVHLGRAPMRKSTAQVLVAVLDEAMIDDYLAMTYELRRAGIPTEMYLGSKKGIGKQFKYADQIEIPVVVVCGGDEKARGTVTLKNMGKGKESAAKISDRAQWVSERPGQIEAPRGDLIEAARAMLQESQS, from the coding sequence GTGTCGGAGAGGAATTCTGCCCGTCTGTTTCGCGGCCTGCGCGATTTATTGCCGCAGGAGATGGCCGCGCGCCAGTGGCTGATCGACACGATCCGCGGGGTCTATGAGAGCTATGGGTTTGTGCCGCTGGGAACGCCGGCGGTGGAATACCTCGACGTGCTGACGGGCAGCGGCGGCGAGGAATCCAGCTCTTCAATTTTTCATGTACGCAATCCAGATGACCCTCGCGAGAAAGACGCGGGCGAGCGGCTGGGGCTGCGCTTTGATCTGACGGTGCCGCTGGCGCGGGTGGTTTCGCAGTATCGCGAGTTGCCGCGGCCGTTTCGGCGGTATCAGGTGTCGCCGGTGTGGCGGGCGGACAAGCCTGACCGGGGGCGGTTTCGCGAGTTCATTCAATTCGACATTGACTCGGTGGGGGTTGAGTCGTTTCTGGCGGACGTCGAGATCATCTCGGCGATGTGCGACACGCTGACGGCGCTCGACGTCGGGGCGTACCAGGTGCGATTCTCCAGCAGGCGGGTGCTGAACCTTCTGCTGAAGTATGCCGAGGTGCCGGACACGTTTGTCAGCAGGCGCGGCGGACCGGTTGAGGCGACGGCGAACGAGGAGATCGCGCGGGTCGGCTCGGACGTCTTTCGGGTGCTGGACAAGCTGGACAAGATTCAACTCGAGGGTGTGCGCCGCGAACTGACGACGGGCTACAAGGATAAGTCGGGCGACTGGATCTCGGGGCTGGGCTTGTCGAATGAGCAGGCGGACCGCATTGAGCAGTTCATTGCGATTCGGGGCGACCGGCGCGATGACGTGCTTCGGCAACTCACGGAGCTGTTCAGCAAGGTGCCGGGTGCGCAGGAGGAGATCGATTTACTAGGGCGGATGTCGCGGCAGCTTGCCAACCTGGGCTATGGGGACGATCGGGTGACGCTTGATCTGAGCGTGGCGCGGGGGCTGGCTTATTACACGGGGCCGGTGTTTGAGGCGATTCTCCTGGATGCGCCGCAGTTCGGGTCGGTGATGGGCGGCGGTCGGTATGACGAGCTGGTGATGCGCTTTCTCGGCGAGAAGGTGCCGGCGACGGGGGCGTCGATCGGGGTGGATCGACTGCTGGCGGCGCTGGTTCATCTGGGCCGGGCGCCAATGCGGAAGTCGACGGCGCAGGTGCTGGTGGCGGTGCTCGATGAGGCGATGATCGACGACTACCTGGCGATGACGTATGAGCTTCGGCGGGCGGGTATCCCGACGGAAATGTACCTGGGCTCGAAGAAGGGAATCGGCAAGCAATTCAAATATGCGGACCAGATCGAGATTCCGGTCGTGGTCGTGTGCGGCGGCGACGAGAAGGCGCGAGGGACGGTGACGCTGAAGAACATGGGCAAGGGGAAGGAGTCCGCCGCGAAGATCAGCGACCGTGCGCAGTGGGTCAGCGAGCGTCCGGGGCAGATCGAGGCGCCGCGCGGCGACCTGATTGAAGCGGCGCGGGCCATGTTGCAGGAATCTCAGTCATAA
- the fliS gene encoding flagellar export chaperone FliS: MTQKASDAYLQNAVMTATPEQLQMMLYDGAIRFARQAREAMLGKDLETACEKLLRVQRIVTEMKNGLRPEIQPELCEQLAGLYNFVYWRLVEANVRHEPSYIDEALQILEHQRETWRLLLEKVQTANASARAPGSTTTQGPSRGDSPKHQSISVEC; the protein is encoded by the coding sequence ATGACTCAGAAAGCATCCGACGCCTATTTGCAGAACGCGGTGATGACCGCGACGCCCGAGCAGCTTCAGATGATGCTGTATGACGGGGCGATTCGCTTCGCGCGCCAGGCGCGTGAGGCGATGCTGGGCAAGGACCTGGAGACGGCGTGCGAGAAGCTGCTGCGCGTTCAGCGGATCGTGACGGAGATGAAGAACGGGCTTCGTCCGGAGATTCAGCCGGAGCTGTGCGAGCAGCTCGCCGGTCTGTACAACTTCGTGTATTGGCGGCTGGTTGAGGCGAACGTCCGTCACGAGCCGTCGTACATTGATGAGGCGCTTCAGATCCTCGAACATCAGCGCGAGACTTGGCGGCTGCTTTTGGAGAAGGTTCAAACGGCGAACGCCAGCGCGCGGGCGCCGGGCAGCACCACGACGCAGGGCCCGTCGCGCGGTGATTCACCCAAGCATCAGTCCATATCGGTAGAGTGCTGA
- the thrC gene encoding threonine synthase, whose product MRFVKQLSCVVCGKCASAPKSAGTCPACNDAFAILDIEYDMPRVAMSMTRASLENRPLNHWRYHELLPIEPDEEAFAWPVGWTPIMYTPRLAEWAGCRALRIKDDGKNPTSSFKDRASSVGVLHARQAKATRIACASTGNAASSLAGYAAMAGMPATIFVPQRAPEPKVAQLLIYGADVRRVRGTYAQAYDLCTAECDKNGWYNRNCAINPYLVEGKKTCGLEIAEQTAGHEPDWVVISVGDGCTIAGVAKGLLQMKELGIIGKLPRVLGVQAAGMDPVARAFETGELPKDFSGQTLADSIDVPVPRNWRKAIKFTKLTNGAMVRVSDEEITEAMKSAGRLAGVFAEPAAAAGIAGVRRAVMDGVIAKTADVLAVVTGNGLKDIKTAMSIAGSPTEVDPLPDRAASA is encoded by the coding sequence ATGCGATTCGTGAAACAACTTTCGTGCGTGGTGTGCGGCAAGTGCGCGTCTGCGCCCAAGTCGGCGGGGACGTGTCCGGCGTGCAATGACGCCTTTGCGATACTTGATATTGAGTATGACATGCCGCGGGTGGCGATGAGCATGACGCGGGCGTCGCTGGAGAATCGCCCGCTGAATCACTGGCGGTATCACGAACTGCTTCCGATTGAGCCGGATGAGGAGGCGTTTGCGTGGCCGGTGGGGTGGACGCCGATCATGTACACGCCTCGGCTTGCGGAATGGGCGGGGTGCCGGGCGCTACGTATTAAGGATGACGGGAAGAATCCGACGTCGAGCTTCAAGGATCGGGCGTCGTCGGTGGGGGTGCTTCATGCGCGGCAGGCGAAGGCGACGCGGATTGCCTGTGCATCGACGGGTAACGCGGCGAGCAGCCTGGCGGGGTATGCGGCGATGGCGGGGATGCCGGCGACGATTTTCGTTCCGCAGCGGGCACCGGAGCCGAAGGTTGCGCAGCTTTTAATCTATGGGGCGGACGTGCGGCGGGTGCGGGGGACTTATGCGCAGGCGTACGATCTTTGCACGGCGGAGTGCGACAAGAACGGGTGGTACAACCGGAACTGCGCGATCAACCCGTACCTGGTCGAGGGCAAGAAGACGTGCGGATTGGAGATTGCCGAGCAGACGGCGGGGCACGAGCCGGACTGGGTGGTGATCAGTGTCGGCGACGGTTGCACGATCGCGGGGGTGGCCAAGGGGCTCTTGCAGATGAAGGAGCTGGGGATCATCGGCAAGCTGCCGCGCGTGCTGGGCGTTCAGGCGGCGGGGATGGACCCGGTGGCGCGGGCGTTTGAGACGGGGGAATTGCCGAAGGACTTTTCGGGGCAGACGCTGGCGGACAGCATCGACGTGCCGGTGCCGCGGAATTGGCGCAAGGCGATCAAGTTCACGAAGCTGACGAACGGGGCGATGGTCCGCGTGAGCGATGAGGAGATCACCGAAGCGATGAAGTCGGCGGGTCGGCTGGCGGGCGTCTTTGCGGAGCCGGCTGCGGCTGCGGGGATTGCGGGGGTGCGGCGCGCGGTGATGGACGGTGTGATTGCGAAGACGGCGGACGTGCTGGCAGTGGTGACAGGGAACGGGCTGAAGGACATCAAGACGGCCATGTCGATTGCGGGTTCTCCGACGGAGGTCGATCCGCTGCCGGATCGTGCTGCGTCGGCGTAG